The nucleotide sequence ACTCGTTTTTTAATACTGAGATAAAGTTGATGACAGTCTTTGCGCGACATAATCAATAACCCGAACCACTTTCGAATAGTCCATTCGGGTTGGGCCGATAACACCTACCGTTCCAACTGTTCCGCCAACCGCATATTGAGCTGTGATTATACTGCAATTATTCATTTTGCTATTCATATTCTCTTTTCCAATCGTAATTCGTACACCACTTTCTCCAAATACTTCCGATTCTCTTCCTTGAATTGCGCTTCGCCCCTCTTCAAGCAAATGCACAATAACATTTTCATTTTCAATAAATTCAAAAATTCCGCGAATTTTATCCTTTTCCTCAAACTCTGGATGTGAAAGAATATTTTCCTTTCCACCAATATGAATCCGTTCAACCTCTGGCTGTTCATCAAATAACCTATCGGTTGCATCAATAAATATTCGTATAAGCCCTGTTTCGTCATTTTCTCCGGCGACACGCTCAGCAAAGCTTTGACGAATTTCTTGGAGGGTCAATCCAGCAATACGCTCATTGATAAACCGCGCCAAATCCTCAAGTTTAGACCGTGGAATTTCAGAGCGTACTTCCAACATAATGGTTTTAACAAGCCCCGCTTGAAGCGATAAAATGACCATTATTTTGCTTGAGCTAAGCGGTACAATTTCAAGCTTTTCAAAAATACCGCGAGAAAGGCTTGGCGATAGTACAACCCCAATTTGCCTTGATATTCTTCCTAAAAGCCGCGACGATTCTCTTAAAATATCATCAGATTGACCCGCAAGCGCAGAAATCTGACCAATGTTTCGATCAATTTTAAGTCTTTCATCTTTAGCCAATTTGCCGATGTGCATCATTGAATCGACATAAAACCGATACCCCTTATCGGTAGGAACACGCCCCGCTGAGGTATGTGGATGCGTGATATAGCCCTCGCTTTCCAAATCAAACATCACGTTTCGGATGGTTGCGTCAGAAAGTTTTAAGTCGCTTTTCTTAGAAAGAAATCGCGAGCCTACCGGTGTTGCCGTGAGAATGAAATTTTGAATGATGAGCTCTAAAACTTCTCGCTCTCTTTCTGTTAATTCTCTCGCCATTCTTTTTTATCCGATTCTTTATGGCCTAAAAGCCGTTATTTTTTGAAAAAATGTCATCTTTGGTAGCAATAATGACATAATAGTCGATTTAGTCCTGACAAATCTTCAGTTTTTTCTTCATCAAATCTTCTTTAGCCTATTGATGCTCGGCGCTACATTATTATTTCGCTGTTGGCATTGGTTTTTGAAACAAGTGTCATAAAAAATCGGAAATGCCTTGCACTATCACTATCCAAATCTTGTGCCAGTTTTGCTAAAGTATTAAAAGTATGAACGGCGGAGGTGAAATGGAAGTTTCCCTTGCATCAAGTCATGCAGTTCATCTGATTCCTTTAATCACTAATTTTTTGACCATTCAAGGTCATTAAAATGATTGAATGAACCGTTTACAAAGGAGAGAACTGAATTTTACGAATACGATTGGAAATGCCATCAGCGATGATAAAATTTCCATTTGCATCGATGGCTACATCGCGCGGAGCATTCAATCGAATATCTTTGCCTCGTCCGTCTGAAAAACCTTGAGCACTGCACCCTGCAATGGTTGATACTCTTCCATCAAGTGAAATTTTTCTAAATAAGTTGTTTCCGCGATCGCAAACCCAAACAGCACCTGCGGAATCGACAGTAATTCCATCGGGAGAATTGAATTGAGCCGAGGAACCGCTTCCATCGGCGAAGCCTGCAGAGGTACCCCCTGCAAATACGCGAACAGATTGGTCGGGTGAAATTTTGCGAATTCGATTGCTTAGAAATTCGCTTACATAGAGATTTCCGCTTTTATCGATTGCGACATCTGAAGGGCCTAAAAATTGGGCTGAGATCCCAATGCCATCGGCGAAACCTGAAATCCCGCTTCCGGCATAAGTGGTTACTTTTCGATCAGGTGTGATTTTACGAACACGATGCCCGTTGAAGTCCGTCACGTATAGGATTAAGCCGGGCGCAAGACAGATTCCGGCGGGGCTATAAAACTGCGCTTGAGTTGAATCGCCATCGGCAAAGCCTGCAACGCCACTGCCTGCATAAACGCTTGACACGCCATCCGGTGTCACTTTGCGGATGACGTTGTTATTAAAATCGGCAACATAAACATTGCCTAAGCTATCAACCGCCAAACGAATTGGAGAGTTAAACCGAGTTGAGTCAGGTAAACCATTTTGGCTTCCTGAACTTCCATTTCCTGAAAGCGTTTGAACGACCCCTGTTGGCAATATTTTTCTGATCACATGATTGCCGTTATCTGAAACATAAATGACCCCATCGTTTCCTATTGTAATACCGTAAGGGTTATTAAAAGAAGCATTTTCGACAGCCCCATTCACAAACCCTAATGTTCCGTTACCCGCAACAGTAGATGCGACATAATTGCTATCGCCCAAACAGAATACCGGCTGCTCAAAAGTCACGGGTTGATTACAAGCATTCGAGATAAATATGCATCCGATGAAAGCGATTATGAAGGCGAAATTTTCTACAACTTTTCTCAATGGCTTAAACAAAAAGGGTTAAATAAAAAATTTTAAAACGCCAGTCAGATTAACTCAGGGAGATGAACAGAAAGCGGTGGGACGGCAAGCCGTTCGTCAATCATCCTCTGGTCAAATACAAAATGCTCACCGGGCTTAATACTCCATCGATTGCCGTGCCTTTTGTTAAGCGCTGTTGCGATTTCGTAAAAAGACGATTTCCGATTTGAATCTATCAAATACAAGCCCGGCGGAAAATCCATCAATTTAGCCAAGGCATGAACCGTATCAATTTGAAACGAGCAAGCCGGAAGCCATTTCTTACTTGCTACAATTTCACCATCTGTTTTCATTTTACGATCAAAAAAATCAATCATATTATTTGTTCCAGCCTTTTCTCCGATTTGCCAACCTAAGCGAGCCACAATTGTTGAAGGATTTTGAAATACCGAGCGAGCTTCGGCTAATCGCTTTTCATAACCATAGCCGCTCTCTGCATCAGGCTTTGATTGAATTGTAAAAGGCCCTTTTGCTGCGTCAGAGAAAACCATTGCCGTGCTCGTAAAAATGAACTTGATTTGAAAGATTTTGGTAATCCAAGCAAGTTCACTTGTCCATTCATAATTGACAAGCCACGATTCATTTTCGCGGCCGGTATGGGTTGATGGGATGGCTAAGTGATAAAGCACGTTGGGCTTTATTTGCCGAACAAAATCTTCCATCGGTTGGTATTCCAAAATTGGAACTTCTTTTCGATTCCAACCGATCACTTCGTGCCCCTGTGATTCAAAATAGGCTTTGAGTGGCGCACCAACCGTACCGTTGGCACCGGTCATTAATATTCGCATAAAAGCGCGATTGTGTTTATTGATAAAAAGGTGATGAAATGTATTTTAAGATAATAAGGAATCTTAGCTTTTTTATCCAAAAAAATTGGACTACGATGCTTTTACCTCGGAAACAAAATTGCATCCTTTATGCGCTCCATCGCAAAAGGGTTTTTTAGCGCTTTCTCCGCATCGGCAAAGGTGAATGGTTGTTTTTCCTTTCAAATCAAATTTATCTCCGTTCATATCTAAAACTTCAATTTCCCCTTCGATTTTGATTGAACCATTGTTCAGAATTGTAATTTTTGTTGGCATAAAATTTTTGAATTGTTTTTTTGAAATCGTTGAACTACAAGGTTAATTATACGACAAGGAATATTATTTATTGATTAAACCGGATGAGAAACATTGAAATAAAAGCAAGAATAGGTTCTTTAAGTAAATCGAAAGATGATTTGATAGACTTATTTAAGAGAAATGCCATTGACATTTCTCCTGAAACTCACTTTTCAATATTTCAACGAGATATTTTTTTTCGTTCAGAAAAGGGGCGTCTTAAAGCTCGTGTCATAAATAATCATTCCGCAGAACTTATTTTTTATGTTCGTGAAAATTCACCTCAAAGCAAACTTTCAACTTATTGGCGTTCACCGTTACAGGATTTCGCTTCAATGGAACAGATTCTGACAGAACTTCACGGGAAATTAGGTGAGGTTAGTAAAGCGCGAGAAGTATATCTATTTAAAAACACCCGCATTCATTTGGATCAAGTTGCTGGCTTAGGTGATTTCCTCGAATTAGAGGTTGTGCTGAAGCCTGAAGAAACTGAAGAAGAAGGGCATCAAACAGTTGCTTGGTTTATGCAACAATTGGGAATCAACCCAAGCGATTTGCTGAGCAAGTCTTACTTTGAGATGCTTTCCGAACACTCCAACATTTGAATAAGACTTTACTTTCGCACTCTTCAAGTGGCCTTTAGCACAACAAGAGTAATATCATCATTAATGCTCTTCTTCTCAACCCAAGATTCGGCCCAAGCGGCTAAGTGATTAATTATCATTGAGGCACTTTGATCCCCCACCTCTAAAAATTTTTCTTCAACCCTTTCATATCCGAGCAGTTCGCGTTGAGGGCTAAAAAGCTCGGGCAATCCATCGGTCATCATTAAGAGTGTATCTCCGGGGTGAAGTGTAAACACCTCTTTTGGATAGGGGAAATATTCAACACTTCCCAGCGGCATCGATTTGATGATCACTTTCTCAACCTTTCTTTCTGCAGCTCGGAAAATCATTGCGGGCGGCATTCCTGCCGAAACCATTATCACCTTACCTTGATCGTATTTCAATAACTGAAGGCCTAAATACAACGCACGAAGATTCAGCGTTCGAATCCCGTGAGACATTCGATGCAAAATATCCAGCGGCTCAGGCTCGGCAGCCAGTGTTTGAAAATAGCTTTTTGCAATCGTTACCATCATCCCAGCTTTGGTTCCGTGACCGGTAGCGTCGCCAAGCGCAACTGTCAGAACGCCTTTCTCGGATAATTGAAAATCGTAATAATCTCCTCCAACTTCAGCCGCTGTCTTCATAAAGACCGCAATATCAAGCCCTAAAATATTGGGGATTTCTTTCGGCAACATTGAAAGCTGTAGAGATCGAGCAGATTCTAACTCATCAGACTTGCGTTTATTTTCAGCCTCTAAAAGTTTTTTTTCTACCTCTTGTTGCAGACTTTTTTCTGAGAGTTCTTTCACCTCAACAAGTTTCATTTCTAGGTCGGTATTTGTGCGAGCCACTCTTCGCGCAAGATAAATCGTTACTGCAACGAGCACACCGAGAGTTGACGCCAATCGTACAGAATCGGCCATATCTTGACCCATACTGATTCCAAAATATTCGAAGCCTAAACGA is from Chloroherpetonaceae bacterium and encodes:
- the hrcA gene encoding heat-inducible transcriptional repressor HrcA, with the translated sequence MARELTEREREVLELIIQNFILTATPVGSRFLSKKSDLKLSDATIRNVMFDLESEGYITHPHTSAGRVPTDKGYRFYVDSMMHIGKLAKDERLKIDRNIGQISALAGQSDDILRESSRLLGRISRQIGVVLSPSLSRGIFEKLEIVPLSSSKIMVILSLQAGLVKTIMLEVRSEIPRSKLEDLARFINERIAGLTLQEIRQSFAERVAGENDETGLIRIFIDATDRLFDEQPEVERIHIGGKENILSHPEFEEKDKIRGIFEFIENENVIVHLLEEGRSAIQGRESEVFGESGVRITIGKENMNSKMNNCSIITAQYAVGGTVGTVGVIGPTRMDYSKVVRVIDYVAQRLSSTLSQY
- a CDS encoding NHL repeat-containing protein, with translation MRKVVENFAFIIAFIGCIFISNACNQPVTFEQPVFCLGDSNYVASTVAGNGTLGFVNGAVENASFNNPYGITIGNDGVIYVSDNGNHVIRKILPTGVVQTLSGNGSSGSQNGLPDSTRFNSPIRLAVDSLGNVYVADFNNNVIRKVTPDGVSSVYAGSGVAGFADGDSTQAQFYSPAGICLAPGLILYVTDFNGHRVRKITPDRKVTTYAGSGISGFADGIGISAQFLGPSDVAIDKSGNLYVSEFLSNRIRKISPDQSVRVFAGGTSAGFADGSGSSAQFNSPDGITVDSAGAVWVCDRGNNLFRKISLDGRVSTIAGCSAQGFSDGRGKDIRLNAPRDVAIDANGNFIIADGISNRIRKIQFSPL
- a CDS encoding sugar nucleotide-binding protein; amino-acid sequence: MRILMTGANGTVGAPLKAYFESQGHEVIGWNRKEVPILEYQPMEDFVRQIKPNVLYHLAIPSTHTGRENESWLVNYEWTSELAWITKIFQIKFIFTSTAMVFSDAAKGPFTIQSKPDAESGYGYEKRLAEARSVFQNPSTIVARLGWQIGEKAGTNNMIDFFDRKMKTDGEIVASKKWLPACSFQIDTVHALAKLMDFPPGLYLIDSNRKSSFYEIATALNKRHGNRWSIKPGEHFVFDQRMIDERLAVPPLSVHLPELI
- a CDS encoding CDGSH iron-sulfur domain-containing protein yields the protein MPTKITILNNGSIKIEGEIEVLDMNGDKFDLKGKTTIHLCRCGESAKKPFCDGAHKGCNFVSEVKAS
- a CDS encoding class IV adenylate cyclase produces the protein MRNIEIKARIGSLSKSKDDLIDLFKRNAIDISPETHFSIFQRDIFFRSEKGRLKARVINNHSAELIFYVRENSPQSKLSTYWRSPLQDFASMEQILTELHGKLGEVSKAREVYLFKNTRIHLDQVAGLGDFLELEVVLKPEETEEEGHQTVAWFMQQLGINPSDLLSKSYFEMLSEHSNI